From a single Pelodiscus sinensis isolate JC-2024 chromosome 4, ASM4963464v1, whole genome shotgun sequence genomic region:
- the GNPNAT1 gene encoding glucosamine 6-phosphate N-acetyltransferase, with product MMPVATVMPDDTPMFDPSLLHELDWSQNTAAFSPAISPLQPGDGLVLRPLCTADLNRGFFKVLGQLTEAGAASPEQFIKTFEHMKRSGDYYVTVVEDTNLGQIVATATLVIEYKFTHSCAKRGRVEDVVVSDECRGKQLGKLLMSTLTLLSKRLNCYKITLECLPKNVAFYKKFGYSVSEENYMSQKFFN from the exons ATGATGCCTGTTGCAACTGTGATGCCGGATGACACACCGATGTTTGACCCAAGTCTCCTTCATGAGCTTGACTGGAGCCAGAACACAGCAGCGTTTTCTCCTGCCATTTCGCCTTTACAGCCAGGGGATGGTTTAGTCCTGAGGCCCCTTTGCACTGCCGATTTAAACAGAG GCTTTTTTAAGGTTCTGGGTCAGCTGACGGAAGCTGGAGCTGCCAGCCCGGAGCAGTTCATCA AAACCTTCGAGCACATGAAGAGATCCGGTGATTACTACGTGACTGTGGTGGAAGATACAAATCTGGGACAGATTGTCGCTACAGCAACACTGGTCATAGAATATAAATTTACTCATTCATGTGCAAAG AGAGGAAGGGTAGAAGATGTGGTAGTAAGTGATGAATGCAGAGGAAAGCAGCTTGGCAAACT attgaTGTCTACGCTTACGTTGCTCAGTAAGCGACTGAACTGTTATAAAATTACTCTCGAGTGTCTACCCAAAAATGTGGCTTTCTATAAAAAGTTTGGATATTCAGTATCTGAAGAAAACTACATGAGTCAAAAATTCTTTAATTAA